The Candidatus Beckwithbacteria bacterium genome has a window encoding:
- a CDS encoding PsbP-related protein, translating to MSKTKILIIVLMLILVAGTIIWLVKPKTKENFVEQEISIKQTEPVEVKTVTYQDSSGFSFEHPSDLKIQEVELDDKTVFSSLEITGNQPGKLSLKISDTNFKTLKDWQKEFEQKNIIMDVRGISFDDITGVEFTYTAPKLRKAVAIDNAIIYSLEAPADDGYWDKIQEGILNSFKFALPAGGATATNSGEITLIEEKYE from the coding sequence ATGTCAAAAACAAAGATATTAATCATTGTTTTAATGCTAATTTTGGTCGCGGGAACAATCATTTGGTTGGTAAAACCGAAAACTAAAGAAAATTTTGTCGAACAGGAAATCAGCATTAAACAGACAGAACCGGTGGAAGTGAAAACGGTAACTTATCAAGACAGCAGCGGATTTTCTTTTGAGCATCCGTCAGATTTAAAAATTCAGGAAGTAGAATTGGATGATAAAACCGTGTTTTCTTCTTTAGAAATTACCGGCAACCAACCCGGTAAGTTAAGTTTAAAGATCAGTGACACTAATTTTAAGACCTTAAAAGACTGGCAAAAAGAGTTCGAGCAGAAAAATATTATCATGGATGTACGGGGAATCAGTTTTGACGATATAACCGGCGTTGAATTCACTTACACAGCGCCGAAATTAAGAAAAGCTGTCGCTATCGATAACGCTATAATTTATAGTTTAGAAGCGCCGGCTGACGATGGTTATTGGGATAAAATTCAGGAAGGAATTCTGAATAGTTTTAAGTTTGCTCTGCCAGCTGGCGGAGCAACGGCCACTAATTCCGGGGAAATTACTTTGATCGAAGAGAAGTATGAATAG
- a CDS encoding Fic family protein, which produces MKQLLQELEALRFAFKLIKPPAVVVENIRRESLLKSSLYSAKIEGNQLSYETIKTNLNNKTKAKLEVFNLLTAYKYVYSKKAQKKISLSLIKDLHLKTMKNLMPHPGEFRHEASAIFNQAGVAIYLTPPPTEIIDRLNRLIKQLNQSPEQTLIKAVMTHFWFEKIHPFIDGNGRVGRLLTAAIMNQGGFGFNGLVSIEEAINDKKDVYYQALNETKNYQHLTEFLLNLYLEQGKKVFTKLTQPQTEEESTLPLRRQEILNILKDHPYASFDFIQRRFLSINPKTLHYDLKKLQEQKLVIKIGSTRGAVYQLIFR; this is translated from the coding sequence ATGAAGCAATTATTGCAGGAATTGGAAGCTTTACGTTTCGCTTTTAAATTAATTAAACCACCGGCGGTCGTGGTAGAAAATATCCGCCGGGAATCACTGTTAAAAAGTTCTCTTTATTCAGCGAAAATCGAAGGTAACCAATTGTCTTACGAGACAATTAAAACCAATCTGAATAATAAAACTAAAGCTAAACTGGAAGTATTTAATTTATTGACTGCTTATAAATATGTTTATTCTAAAAAGGCCCAAAAAAAAATTTCTTTATCTTTAATAAAAGATCTTCATTTAAAAACGATGAAGAATTTAATGCCTCATCCTGGAGAATTCCGTCATGAAGCCAGTGCGATTTTTAATCAAGCCGGGGTGGCAATTTATTTGACACCGCCGCCAACGGAAATTATTGACCGACTTAACCGGTTAATCAAACAGCTAAATCAATCCCCTGAACAGACACTAATAAAAGCAGTCATGACCCATTTTTGGTTTGAAAAAATCCATCCTTTTATTGATGGCAACGGCCGGGTCGGCAGATTATTGACTGCCGCAATTATGAACCAAGGGGGATTTGGATTTAACGGTTTAGTATCAATTGAAGAAGCGATAAATGATAAAAAGGACGTTTATTACCAAGCCTTAAATGAAACAAAAAATTACCAACACTTAACTGAGTTTTTACTAAATCTTTACCTTGAACAGGGTAAAAAAGTTTTTACTAAATTAACCCAACCGCAAACAGAAGAAGAATCGACATTGCCGTTGAGGCGTCAGGAAATATTAAATATTCTTAAAGATCACCCCTATGCCAGCTTTGATTTTATTCAGCGGCGGTTTTTGTCAATCAATCCGAAAACCCTCCATTATGATTTAAAAAAACTCCAAGAGCAAAAGTTAGTAATAAAAATCGGTTCTACCCGTGGCGCAGTCTATCAGCTGATTTTCAGGTAA
- the map gene encoding type I methionyl aminopeptidase: protein MILKTDQDFTTYRRAAKISLKILKNIVESVKPGILPLKLDDLTKKFCHEAHVRPAFLGVGRPDNPYQYATCISVNDTAVHGIPSPTEPLKIGDLVKIDFGLIYQNYYTDFCVTVGVKSISPQQEKLLQTAKKSVQSSIALAIPGNTTGDVGHNMHQVAREAGFDVLKQYTGHGIGHTLHDKPVIPAHGQPHQGEVFLPNMVVCLENQVVEKSDQVYQADDGWSVKTTDGGLVGMFEYMVVVKDQPEVLTPTFDWPLVI, encoded by the coding sequence ATGATCCTTAAAACCGACCAGGATTTCACTACCTACCGCCGGGCCGCCAAAATTTCCTTAAAAATTCTCAAGAATATTGTGGAATCGGTTAAGCCGGGAATTTTACCCTTGAAATTAGACGATTTGACCAAGAAATTTTGTCACGAAGCTCATGTCCGGCCGGCTTTTTTAGGGGTCGGCCGCCCGGACAATCCTTATCAGTATGCTACCTGTATTTCTGTTAACGATACTGCTGTTCATGGTATTCCCAGCCCCACCGAACCGTTAAAAATCGGCGACCTGGTTAAAATTGACTTTGGCTTAATTTATCAAAATTATTATACGGATTTTTGTGTGACTGTTGGGGTTAAATCAATCTCTCCCCAGCAGGAAAAACTGCTTCAAACAGCTAAAAAATCAGTCCAGTCCAGCATTGCTTTAGCTATTCCCGGCAATACTACCGGTGACGTTGGTCACAATATGCATCAGGTTGCCCGAGAGGCCGGTTTTGATGTTTTAAAACAATATACCGGTCACGGTATTGGTCACACCCTGCATGATAAACCGGTAATTCCGGCTCATGGCCAGCCGCATCAGGGGGAAGTTTTTCTCCCCAACATGGTAGTTTGTCTGGAAAATCAAGTGGTGGAGAAAAGCGATCAGGTTTATCAGGCTGACGACGGCTGGTCAGTTAAAACTACGGATGGCGGTTTAGTTGGCATGTTTGAATATATGGTCGTGGTGAAAGATCAACCTGAAGTCCTAACTCCTACCTTTGACTGGCCGTTGGTAATTTAG
- a CDS encoding 2'-5' RNA ligase family protein, giving the protein MKRFSFWLLPDKEIQAVYQPIIDLWSRKLKTPNFEPHITITTNAMLKGEEKSVMQVVGSVIKNLQPIPIEFSEVSVSTTWAQCVFARVKPNYELLLANQYIKSAAGHPDPSMYTPHMSLVYGNLDLKQRLEIAENITLPLTKFVARKICIVPADVRNPKTWKHLAEFELKKKAIIRV; this is encoded by the coding sequence ATGAAGAGATTTAGCTTCTGGCTTTTACCAGACAAAGAAATTCAGGCAGTGTACCAACCAATTATTGACCTGTGGAGCCGCAAACTAAAAACACCGAACTTTGAACCGCATATCACGATTACCACTAATGCGATGTTGAAAGGTGAAGAAAAATCAGTCATGCAAGTAGTGGGGTCAGTAATTAAAAACTTGCAGCCGATTCCAATTGAATTTAGCGAAGTCAGCGTCAGCACCACTTGGGCTCAATGCGTTTTTGCTAGAGTGAAACCAAACTATGAATTATTATTGGCAAACCAATATATTAAAAGTGCGGCTGGGCATCCGGACCCGAGCATGTATACCCCGCACATGAGCTTGGTATATGGTAATTTAGATTTAAAACAAAGGTTGGAGATTGCCGAGAATATAACATTGCCGTTAACTAAATTTGTGGCTCGCAAAATTTGCATTGTCCCGGCCGATGTCAGGAACCCGAAAACCTGGAAACACCTGGCCGAATTTGAATTAAAAAAGAAAGCAATAATTAGGGTTTAA
- a CDS encoding ABC transporter permease, protein MSTIYILWLRQLKRYLRSKSRIFGSLGQPLLFLVALGFGLGPVFQKAGQGNYIHFLAPGIIAMSVLFTSIFSGIEIIWDRQFGFLKETLVAPVSRLNIMIGRTLGGATIAVGQGLIIFLISLLIGFKPQSLTGVIMGLLIMLITAILFTALGTAIASKMEDIHGFQLIMNFLIMPLFFLSGALFPLQDLPRVLSIITRIDPLSYAIDGMRAAFLGTSQFSLGFNLGILTGLALLLLAIGGYFFSKIEI, encoded by the coding sequence ATGAGCACAATTTATATTCTGTGGTTAAGACAACTAAAAAGATATTTAAGATCAAAGTCAAGAATTTTCGGCTCGCTGGGCCAACCGCTCTTGTTTTTAGTAGCATTAGGGTTTGGCTTAGGCCCGGTGTTCCAAAAAGCCGGCCAGGGCAATTACATCCACTTTTTGGCGCCGGGAATTATCGCCATGAGCGTTTTATTCACTTCAATATTTTCCGGAATCGAAATTATCTGGGACCGGCAGTTCGGTTTTTTGAAAGAAACTTTGGTAGCGCCGGTATCCAGATTAAATATTATGATCGGTCGGACTTTGGGCGGGGCGACAATTGCTGTTGGCCAGGGGTTAATAATTTTTTTAATTTCTTTATTAATCGGTTTTAAGCCGCAAAGTCTGACTGGAGTAATAATGGGCTTGTTAATTATGCTGATTACGGCAATTTTATTTACGGCCTTAGGCACAGCGATTGCCAGTAAAATGGAGGATATTCACGGTTTTCAGCTAATTATGAATTTTTTAATTATGCCGCTCTTTTTCCTCTCGGGAGCTTTATTCCCCTTGCAGGATTTACCTAGAGTTTTAAGCATTATTACCAGGATCGATCCTTTGTCTTACGCTATCGACGGCATGCGGGCGGCATTCTTGGGAACGTCACAGTTTAGTTTAGGATTCAATTTAGGTATTCTGACTGGTTTGGCCTTGTTGTTATTAGCTATCGGCGGCTATTTCTTTTCGAAAATAGAAATCTAA
- a CDS encoding CapA family protein gives MQKILAIIIALFVGLFQPKPLDIPSPDMPSPPRPVNLIFAGDLSFDRHIRQMADQNSYDFILVPLKDLFFSADLVIVNLETPITDNPSVSVGSVIGSPQNYRFTSAPETAAVLARHNIKLVNLGNNHTLNFGLDGLKQTKGYLTAAGVDFFGNTGQASDSARSAVKQINQLNFGFVNYNQFASDSLSAALEDLQTLRPRVDVLIVFCHWGEEYQPIASPTIQAMAHQFIDNGADLVIGTHPHVIQQSEIYQGQPIYYSLGNFVYDQYFSPQTRKGMLVSVTTDPENLISTSTQEDYVDLLPSGQTILSATQ, from the coding sequence ATGCAAAAAATTTTGGCGATAATAATTGCACTGTTTGTCGGACTATTTCAGCCAAAGCCCTTGGATATTCCGTCTCCGGATATGCCGTCTCCGCCCCGTCCGGTCAACTTGATTTTTGCCGGTGATTTATCCTTTGACCGCCATATCCGTCAAATGGCTGATCAAAACAGCTATGATTTTATTTTGGTCCCGCTTAAAGATTTATTTTTCAGCGCCGATTTAGTTATCGTTAATCTGGAAACTCCGATTACTGATAATCCCTCTGTGAGTGTCGGATCAGTTATCGGTTCGCCGCAAAATTACCGGTTTACTTCTGCCCCGGAAACTGCCGCCGTCTTAGCCCGCCATAACATTAAATTAGTTAATCTAGGCAATAATCATACTTTAAATTTTGGTCTCGACGGTTTAAAGCAAACCAAAGGATATTTAACTGCTGCCGGAGTTGATTTTTTCGGTAATACTGGCCAGGCATCGGATTCCGCCCGGTCTGCCGTTAAACAAATTAACCAGTTAAACTTTGGTTTTGTTAATTACAATCAGTTTGCCAGCGACTCTCTGTCAGCGGCTCTGGAAGATTTACAAACCCTTCGGCCCCGGGTTGATGTTTTAATTGTTTTTTGTCATTGGGGGGAAGAATATCAGCCGATTGCTAGCCCCACAATCCAGGCCATGGCTCATCAATTCATCGACAACGGCGCTGACTTGGTTATCGGTACCCATCCGCACGTGATTCAGCAATCGGAAATTTATCAGGGGCAGCCGATTTATTATTCTTTAGGTAACTTTGTTTACGACCAGTATTTCAGTCCGCAAACCCGAAAAGGAATGTTAGTTAGCGTTACTACTGACCCGGAAAATTTAATATCTACTTCCACTCAAGAGGATTATGTTGATCTTCTTCCCAGCGGCCAAACGATTTTGTCTGCCACTCAATGA
- a CDS encoding ATP-binding cassette domain-containing protein translates to MLNMIEVKNLVKKFGKFTAVDKISFAVKAGEIFAFLGPNGAGKTTTIKMLTTMLKPTAGQISVNGFDPITQQDSVRHSFGIVFQDQSLDDELTARENLSFHGVLYKVPKDLREKRIKELLQIVELYDRRNALVKTFSGGMKRRLEIARGLLHHPKIFFLDEPTIGLDPQTRKHIWDYILTLNKKEGITIFFTTQYIEEAEKIAQEVAIIDNGKIVGQGTVEELKQKTKTKTLEEAFLNITGHEIRTEEASGLEHMRMNRRMWRH, encoded by the coding sequence ATGTTAAACATGATTGAAGTGAAAAACTTAGTAAAAAAATTCGGCAAATTCACAGCGGTTGATAAAATTTCTTTTGCGGTGAAAGCCGGAGAAATATTTGCGTTTTTAGGGCCAAACGGCGCCGGGAAAACCACCACGATTAAAATGCTGACAACGATGTTGAAACCAACAGCAGGACAGATCAGCGTTAATGGTTTTGATCCAATCACTCAGCAAGACAGTGTCCGCCATTCTTTCGGCATCGTTTTCCAAGACCAAAGCTTGGATGACGAATTGACGGCAAGGGAAAATTTAAGTTTCCACGGCGTGTTATATAAAGTGCCGAAAGATCTAAGAGAAAAAAGAATTAAAGAGTTGTTACAAATCGTGGAATTGTATGACCGAAGAAACGCGCTGGTAAAAACTTTTTCCGGCGGAATGAAACGACGTTTGGAAATCGCCCGAGGCTTACTCCATCACCCAAAAATATTTTTCCTGGATGAACCAACTATCGGCTTGGACCCGCAAACCCGAAAGCATATTTGGGACTATATCTTAACTTTAAATAAAAAAGAGGGAATTACCATCTTTTTTACCACCCAATATATTGAAGAGGCAGAAAAAATCGCCCAAGAGGTGGCAATCATTGACAATGGAAAAATTGTCGGTCAGGGAACAGTGGAGGAACTGAAGCAAAAAACGAAAACGAAAACTTTAGAAGAAGCTTTTCTAAATATAACCGGGCACGAAATCCGAACCGAAGAAGCCAGCGGTCTAGAACATATGCGGATGAACCGCAGGATGTGGAGGCACTAA
- the secA gene encoding preprotein translocase subunit SecA, translated as MFKFLSKLFDTNKKELKKLRVLVEKINNLSSQVQKYKLTEFKQKTTELKKRLAKGETLDSLMPEAFALAREAADRTINLRPFDEQLMAAICFHEGKIAEQKTGEGKTLSAVPALYLNALTQKSCHLVTVNDYLARRDAGWNGPVFNLLGVSVGVIIHEKAFIFDPDFTDDSVDDLKLKHLKEVSRQDAYKADITYGTNNEFGFDYLKDNMVQSLDQMAQRGHYFAIVDEVDSILIDEARTPLIISAPDTEPTQKYYQFSALVASLSKDMDYESDEKHKTVNLTEHGIKKIEKKLGVENLYEKDFETIHHLEQALKAREHFQRDKDYVVKDDEVIIVDEFTGRLMFGRRFSEGLHQAIEAKENVTIKQESKTLATISFQNYFRMYEKLAGMTGTAATEAEEFKKIYNLETVVIPTHMLMIRKDFPDMVYKTTRAKYAAIVAEINERHAKGQPILIGTTSIEKNQIIDEFLKRKKIPHQILNAKNHEKEASIIAQAGSVGVVTVATNMAGRGVDIVLGGDPSGHKDKKAWQKAHNEVVKFGGLHVIGVERHESRRIDNQLRGRSGRQGDPGSSRFYVSLEDDIMRIFGGEQISRLMTTLKMPEDVPLEHPMVSKAIEQAQVKVESFYFDSRKNLVEYDDVMNKQREIIYKKRKQIIEEENLKEKMIGLVNKEVDDLVVKNTNPVTRELDTENLAKDLVLIIPFDPDSQKRIQKQLEKQPEDLKQIVAKTYEQRETQLTPSLMRQVEKLMMLNTIDHLWIDHLDAIDDLREGIGLRGYGQRDPLVEYKGEAFTMFERLVKTIDFEVARRIFRVQVMEQPRPQPMTQAQETKPDLPKPSAPITPTSAFASAFAKAGQNSPARREPVGTNPPSPEASEGRKRKLGRNDPCWCGKIDANGKPVKWKKCHYPQQAQ; from the coding sequence ATGTTTAAATTTTTAAGCAAGCTTTTTGATACCAATAAAAAGGAGTTAAAAAAACTTAGAGTTTTGGTGGAAAAAATCAATAACTTATCCAGCCAAGTTCAAAAGTATAAATTAACGGAATTTAAACAAAAAACAACGGAGTTAAAAAAAAGACTGGCCAAGGGAGAAACCCTAGACAGTTTGATGCCGGAAGCTTTTGCTCTGGCCCGGGAAGCGGCAGACAGAACCATAAATTTAAGGCCATTTGACGAACAATTGATGGCGGCAATTTGTTTTCACGAGGGTAAAATTGCGGAACAAAAAACCGGAGAAGGCAAGACTCTATCGGCCGTTCCGGCTTTGTATTTAAACGCCTTAACCCAAAAAAGTTGTCACTTAGTCACGGTCAACGATTATTTAGCCCGCCGCGACGCCGGCTGGAATGGACCGGTTTTTAACCTTTTAGGAGTATCGGTGGGAGTAATTATTCACGAAAAAGCGTTCATTTTTGATCCGGATTTTACCGACGATTCCGTAGATGATCTTAAATTAAAACATTTAAAAGAAGTCAGCCGCCAAGATGCTTATAAGGCGGATATTACTTACGGCACCAATAATGAATTTGGTTTTGATTATTTAAAAGACAACATGGTGCAAAGCCTGGACCAAATGGCCCAGCGCGGACACTATTTTGCCATTGTTGACGAAGTGGATTCAATTTTAATTGATGAAGCCAGAACGCCGTTAATTATTTCGGCGCCGGATACCGAACCGACGCAGAAATACTACCAATTTAGCGCTTTAGTAGCGAGCTTATCGAAAGACATGGATTATGAAAGTGACGAAAAACACAAAACCGTTAATTTAACCGAGCATGGGATTAAAAAAATCGAGAAAAAACTGGGAGTGGAAAATTTGTATGAAAAAGATTTTGAAACCATTCATCATCTGGAACAAGCTTTAAAAGCCCGCGAACATTTCCAACGGGATAAAGATTATGTGGTCAAAGACGACGAAGTAATTATTGTGGATGAGTTTACCGGCAGATTGATGTTCGGCCGGAGATTTTCCGAAGGATTACATCAGGCAATCGAGGCCAAAGAAAATGTCACCATTAAGCAAGAATCAAAAACCCTGGCAACGATTTCATTCCAAAATTATTTTAGGATGTACGAAAAATTGGCCGGCATGACCGGAACGGCGGCAACCGAGGCGGAAGAATTTAAAAAAATTTACAATCTGGAAACGGTGGTGATTCCGACGCACATGCTGATGATAAGGAAAGATTTTCCGGACATGGTGTATAAAACTACCAGAGCAAAATACGCAGCAATCGTGGCCGAGATTAACGAACGGCACGCCAAAGGCCAACCGATATTAATCGGGACAACTTCGATTGAAAAAAATCAAATTATTGATGAATTTTTAAAACGTAAAAAAATCCCCCACCAGATTTTAAACGCCAAAAATCATGAAAAAGAAGCCAGTATTATTGCCCAAGCCGGTAGTGTCGGGGTAGTAACGGTAGCCACCAATATGGCCGGCCGGGGCGTGGATATTGTTCTGGGCGGCGACCCCAGCGGCCATAAAGATAAAAAGGCGTGGCAGAAGGCTCATAATGAAGTGGTTAAATTTGGCGGTTTACACGTTATCGGCGTGGAGCGGCATGAATCACGACGGATCGATAATCAGCTTAGGGGTCGGTCAGGCCGGCAAGGCGATCCTGGGTCTTCCAGGTTTTATGTGTCTTTGGAAGATGATATTATGCGGATTTTCGGCGGCGAACAAATTTCTAGGTTGATGACGACTTTAAAAATGCCGGAAGACGTTCCCCTGGAGCACCCGATGGTATCCAAAGCGATTGAACAAGCTCAGGTCAAAGTAGAAAGTTTTTACTTTGACTCAAGAAAAAATCTGGTCGAATACGACGACGTGATGAATAAACAGAGAGAAATTATCTATAAAAAACGAAAACAAATTATCGAGGAAGAAAATTTAAAAGAAAAAATGATCGGTCTTGTCAATAAAGAAGTTGACGATTTGGTAGTAAAAAATACGAACCCTGTAACTCGCGAATTAGACACAGAGAACTTGGCTAAAGATTTAGTTCTAATTATCCCCTTTGACCCAGATTCGCAAAAACGAATCCAAAAACAACTGGAAAAACAGCCGGAAGATTTAAAACAAATTGTTGCCAAAACCTATGAACAAAGAGAGACGCAGTTAACTCCTTCATTAATGAGGCAAGTGGAAAAATTAATGATGCTGAATACCATCGATCACCTGTGGATTGACCACCTGGACGCCATTGACGATTTACGGGAAGGGATTGGCTTGCGGGGTTACGGCCAAAGAGATCCGCTGGTGGAGTACAAAGGCGAAGCATTTACGATGTTTGAGCGGTTGGTTAAAACGATTGATTTTGAAGTGGCTAGGCGCATTTTTAGAGTTCAAGTCATGGAGCAACCCCGGCCACAACCGATGACTCAAGCCCAAGAAACAAAACCGGATTTACCTAAACCGTCTGCTCCAATAACCCCAACTTCGGCTTTTGCGAGCGCCTTTGCCAAAGCCGGCCAAAATTCACCTGCAAGGAGAGAACCTGTAGGTACGAATCCCCCTTCGCCAGAGGCTTCGGAGGGACGCAAGCGAAAATTGGGCCGGAATGATCCCTGCTGGTGCGGTAAAATTGACGCCAACGGCAAACCGGTCAAGTGGAAGAAGTGCCATTATCCCCAACAAGCACAGTAA
- a CDS encoding aminopeptidase, with product MSNYQPSVNILRRYAQVLVNYALNSGQGVKAGEVVLCAIPDVAKPLARELQNTILKAGAHPIMRLIPTGFTKDFLSLANPTQLTYFPQKYLQAQTDLIDHSLGVIADVDPRELQSINPKKIILNRDSQKPYRDWLNEKEIKGKFTWTIGLWATPAKARLVGLNLKAYWQQIIQACFLDKANPISAWKKVSRLQQKILTKLNTLNIQSVHIKGEDVDLIIQIGANRQWVGGSGRNIPSFEIFTSPDWRGTKGWMKFNQPLYRYGHIVKNIYLEFKRGLVVKASAVEGNRLLQAMLKSTNADKLGEFSLTDKRLSRITHVMAETLFDENIGGPFGNTHVAIGMAYKDCFKGKAPDLTATDWAKLGFNDSAEHTDMISTTDRTVTAELTNGQKRVIYKEGQFVI from the coding sequence ATGTCAAATTATCAACCTTCCGTCAATATTCTGCGCCGCTATGCTCAAGTTTTAGTTAACTATGCCTTAAACTCCGGCCAGGGCGTAAAAGCCGGGGAAGTGGTTTTGTGTGCAATTCCGGATGTGGCTAAACCCTTAGCCAGGGAGCTGCAAAACACAATCTTAAAAGCCGGTGCTCACCCGATTATGCGTTTGATTCCTACCGGTTTTACCAAGGATTTTCTTTCTTTAGCCAACCCTACTCAATTGACTTACTTCCCGCAAAAATACCTTCAGGCCCAGACCGATTTAATTGATCATAGTCTTGGGGTTATCGCTGATGTTGATCCTCGGGAGTTGCAATCAATTAACCCAAAAAAAATTATTTTAAATCGCGACTCGCAAAAACCTTACCGCGACTGGTTAAACGAGAAGGAAATCAAGGGTAAATTTACCTGGACCATAGGTCTTTGGGCCACTCCGGCTAAGGCCAGATTGGTCGGTTTAAACCTGAAAGCTTATTGGCAGCAAATTATTCAGGCCTGCTTTTTGGATAAAGCCAACCCAATCAGTGCCTGGAAAAAAGTTAGTCGCTTACAGCAAAAAATTTTAACTAAACTTAACACTTTAAATATTCAAAGTGTCCATATTAAAGGTGAAGACGTTGATTTAATTATTCAAATTGGGGCCAATAGGCAATGGGTTGGTGGTTCCGGCCGCAACATTCCCAGCTTTGAGATTTTTACCTCGCCTGATTGGCGCGGGACAAAAGGCTGGATGAAGTTTAACCAACCGCTCTACCGCTACGGCCACATTGTTAAAAATATTTATCTGGAATTTAAGCGCGGCTTAGTTGTCAAGGCTTCTGCCGTTGAGGGCAATCGGTTACTTCAGGCAATGCTTAAAAGTACCAACGCTGATAAATTAGGTGAATTTTCTCTGACCGATAAACGCCTGTCCCGGATTACTCACGTCATGGCCGAGACTTTATTTGATGAAAACATCGGCGGCCCTTTTGGCAATACTCATGTAGCCATCGGGATGGCTTACAAAGATTGTTTTAAGGGTAAAGCGCCAGATTTAACCGCCACAGATTGGGCCAAACTTGGTTTTAACGATTCGGCCGAGCATACGGACATGATTTCTACCACTGATAGGACGGTGACTGCCGAATTAACCAATGGCCAAAAAAGAGTAATATATAAAGAAGGTCAATTTGTCATTTAA